One Acyrthosiphon pisum isolate AL4f unplaced genomic scaffold, pea_aphid_22Mar2018_4r6ur Scaffold_317;HRSCAF=737, whole genome shotgun sequence genomic window, AAAAAGAAAGCTTCCAACATTTGAAGAGACTGCAAGGCGAGATGAGACAGGAAGATTCGTTCTGCGACTGCCATTGAAGTCAGATGCACGTACCGTCGGATGAACCTTAGAAATGGCAACAGCAAGATTTCTCAGCGTTGAACGGAGGCTCCAGCGTGAACAGAACTGCGGCTTCAATACACTCAATTTATggaagagtatttaaaaatgggGCACATGAAAATAGTGAGCAAGGAAGAGAGCCAGCCAAGTGCCGCATTCTATCTACCACATCATCCAGTGATGAAGTTATCAAGTCTCACAACTAAGTTACGGGTCGTATTCGATGCATCAGCCAAAAGTACCTCAAACTTATCCTTGAACGATGTACATTTGTGTGGTCCAACTGTTTAAGATGATTTAGTTACAATACTGATGCGATTCCGTAAACATCAGGTTGTCATAAAAGCAGACGTGGAGAAGATGTTCAGACAAATAAGGGTAGCTGAAGAAGACCAAGACTGGCAAAGGATAGTCTGGAGATCGCAGTCAGATAAAGCATTAGAATTGTATCGACTTACAACCGTAACTTATGGCACAACTTCAGCTTCATTTATGGCAACTAATTGTCTTGTCTCACTGTCCGAAGAAGCGAAACAGAAATACCCAGAAGCGTCAAAAATCATACGCCGTGATTTCTATATGGATGATTTGATGACCGGTGCCAGCACAGTTGATGAGTGCTGCCAGTTACAGAAGCAAATCGACTCAATTCTAGAATCAGCGCACCTTCCCTTGCGCAAATGGTGTTCGAATTCAACTGAGGTCTTAGAACGCATTGGAGATTCGAGCGACGACCCGTTATTTGCACTACAGATTGGTGAAGATGAAATAATCAAGTCATTGGGGCTTAGCTGGAAGCCAGCTTTGGACGCATTTCAATTCATAGTAGAGCAGAAAGCATTTATGGCTAAGTCGACAAAAAGAACGCTATTATCTGATCTAAATAGAATCTTTGACCCTCTAGGGTTCCTGGCGCCTGTACTGGTAAGAGGAAAAATATTCTTGCAGCAGCTTTGGCAGCTGAAAATAGAATGGGACCAACAGCTGCCAGAGGAATTGTCAAATAGATGGTATACGTTTTACCAAGAGTTTAATGATCTAAGTTATCTACCTATTCCGAGAAAGTGTATACCGTACCAATCTGTAGAAGTTGAAATCCATGGGTTTTGCGACGCATCGGAAGAGGCCTATGGATCTGCAATCTACGTACGAAGTAAGGATTGTACGGGCTACTGGCACTCCCGATTACTTTGTGCGAGGACACGCGTCGCGCCATTAAAAGGCTCGACAATACCAAGGCTTGAGCTGGGAGGAGCATTAACACTCACTCAGTTATCGATAAAGGTGTCCGAGGCCTTAGAGATGGATGTTAAAAAATTCTACTTATGGACTGATTCTATGGTAGTACTTGGATGGCTGAACTCACAAACTTGTAGATTAAAAACATTCGTGGCCAACCGGGTAGAAGAGATTCTAGAAACTACGCAGCCAGAGCAATGGAGGCATGTCGCAACAAGCGAAAATCCAGCTGATATTCTCTCTCGAGGAACAACGCCGAATAATCTTCAGAGCATGAACCTATGGTGGCAGGGACCACATTGGTTAGCGTCAGAGTCAGATGAATTTAAGAAATCAATCATTACAAACCAGAACCAGGACCTGCCGGANNNNNNNNNNNNNNNNNNNNNNNNNNNNNNNNNNNNNNNNNNNNNNNNNNNNNNNNNNNNNNNNNNNNNNNNNNNNNNNNNNNNNNNNNNNNNNNNNNNNNNNNNNNNNNNNNNNNNNNNNNNNNNNNNNNNNNNNNNNNNNNNNNNNNNNNNNNNNNNNNNNNNNNNNNNNNNNNNNNNNNNNNNNNNNNNNNNNNNNNNNNNNNNNNNNNNNNNNNNNNNNNNNNNNNNNNNNNNNNNNNNNNNNNNNNNNNNNNNNNNNNNNNNNNNNNNNNNNNNNNNNNNNNNNNNNNNNNNNNNNNNNNNNNNNNNNNNNNNNNNNNNNNNNNNNNNNNNNNNNNNNNNNNNNNNNNNNNNNNNNNNNNNNNNNNNNNNNNNNNNNNNNNNNNNNNNNNNNNNNNNNNNNNNNNNNNNNNNNNNNNNNNNNNNNNNNNNNNNNNNNNNNNNNNNNNNNNNNNNNNNNNNNNNNNNNNNNNNNNNNNNNNNNNNNNNNNNNNNNNNNNNNNNNNNNNNNNNNNNNNNNNNNNNNNNNNNNNNNNNNNNNNNNNNNNNNNNNNNNNNNNNNNNNNNNNNNNNNNNNNNNNNNNNNNNNNNNNNNNNNNNNNNNNNNNNNNNNNNNNNNNNNNNNNNNNNNNNNNNNNNNNNNNNNNNNNNNNNNNNNNNNNNNNNNNNNNNNNNNNNNNNNNNNNNNNNNNNNNNNNNNNNNNNNNNNNNNNNNNNNNNNNNNNNNNNNNNNNNNNNNNNNNNNNNNNNNNNNNNNNNNNNNNNNNNNNNNNNNNNNNNNNNNNNNNNNNNNNNNNNNNNNNNNNNNNNNNNNNNNNNNNNNNNNNNNNNNNNNNNNNNNNNNNNNNNNNNNNNNNNNNNNNNNNNNNNNNNNNNNNNNNNNNNNNNNNNNNNNNNNNNNNNNNNNNNNNNNNNNNNNNNNNNNNNNNNNNNNNNNNNNNNNNNNNNNNNNNNNNNNNNNNNNNNNNNNNNNNNNNNNNNNNNNNNNNNNNNNNNNNNNNNNNNNNNNNNNNNNNNNNNNNNNNNNNNNNNNNNNNNNNNNNNNNNNNNNNNNNNNNNNNNNNNNNNNNNNNNNNNNNNNNNNNNNNNNNNNNNNNNNNNNNNNNNNNNNNNNNNNNNNNNNNNNNNNNNNNNNNNNNNNNNNNNNNNNNNNNNNNNNNNNNNNNNNNNNNNNNNNNNNNNNNNNNNNNNNNNNNNNNNNNNNNNNNNNNNNNNNNNNNNNNNNNNNNNNNNNNNNNNNNNNNNNNNNNNNNNNNNNNNNNNNNNNNNNNNNNNNNNNNNNNNNNNNNNNNNNNNNNNNNNNNNNNNNNNNNNNNNNNNNNNNNNNNNNNNNNNNNNNNNNNNNNNNNNNNNNNNNNNNNNNNNNNNNNNNNNNNNNNNNNNNNNNNNNNNNNNNNNNNNNNNNNNNNNNNNNNNNNNNNNNNNNNNNNNNNNNNNNNNNNNNNNNNNNNNNNNNNNNNNNNNNNNNNNNNNNNNNNNNNNNNNNNNNNNNNNNNNNNNNNNNNNNNNNNNNNNNNNNNNNNNNNNNNNNNNNNNNNNNNNNNNNNNNNNNNNNNNNNNNNNNNNNNNNNNNNNNNNNNNNNNNNNNNNNNNNNNNNNNNNNNNNNNNNNNNNNNNNNNNNNNNNNNNNNNNNNNNNNNNNNNNNNNNNNNNNNNNNNNNNNNNNNNNNNNNNNNNNNNNNNNNNNNNNNNNNNNNNNcaaataatacacataaatacactACACGCATTACGTAGCTCGACAGTATTTGCCCGGCAATCCCGACCACTGCTGTTCGAGCTATTACACCACTCCACACCCAGCTAGTCCTCACATATTTAAGATCTGTCTAGGTGTTAGTGGTGAACAATTAGGTGTCCGGGGTgcgcatgttattattatatgctaccGGCCCGCACAGTCTGAATCATCATTACTTAAAttctgtaaaatatgttttaatatattatttaaaagattaacATTTAGATATTTGAAAGTCACAATTTCTTTTTGTGAAGACATGCTTTCTACGTATATTTTTgcggtagataataatattatattattattatcataacaatacTTAATAAAGGGTACTGACTTCATTTATTGTATCCATTGTAGACTGTAGtattatactctataatattattataatgatgaacataattattttaataatacgagtaataaaaattatagaacaataaaatataaaattcacgtGCTTTAAATTATGACTTAGCTGACTTCACTGGGCGTGAATAATGTAGTCGTAACTCAAGTTACAACTTTCTTCGCTGATACCACTGTTTTCTATGgcattataatttcaagtttttcTATTCTCTTTGaccaagttttaataataattgtggtcGTCGGAGATATAGAAAATAGAGGAGAATTCGTTTTCGTTATCaactaaaaattgataaaaattgagtTACGACAGTTTTCGTTGCGGCAGTCGATATAGTATATTAGAAacacatcgtataatataatattataatgttttgtttattaaatacatttatttttgcatataataatcaaattggtGTCTTGCTTTTGCGAGTTTCACGCTTGGGATCTCTTAGCATAGTATCAAATATCGACTGTATTGTTTGATTAAGACTGGTATTAAGTGGATGGTTGTCATTTGTGTGTAATCTAATGGTAGCTTCGCTGAATTTCcatctataacaattaattaattttttttaaacaataagataaataaaataagtaaaccaatgtatttaataaatacaacgttaataataataataataatttaacgttttaataCCTATCCTTCACCAACACATTTTCTATGttagacattttataatgtgaGATTACATATAGATGGCTCGGCTTGCCATCAACAGGACATTTTATTGTAACCACACCATCTCCTTGTCTAAAAGTTAAAGAATTCTTAATGTCTACATCAATTTCTTCGGTTTGTAAAAGTTCAGCAACATTTTCACGGTATGATttgtgctataaaaaaaaaaaatattaatgttaacattataaatatatattattttttattacaatcttCATTGGCTTTTtgtttctggatttttttttttcccacttGTTGNNNNNNNNNNNNNNNNNNNNNNNNNNNNNNNNNNNNNNNNNNNNNNNNNNNNNNNNNNNNNNNNNNNNNNNNNNNNNNNNNNNNNNNNNNNNNNNNNNNNNNNNNNNNNNNNNNNNNNNNNNNNNNNNNNNNNNNNNNNNNNNNNNNNNNNNNNNNNNNNNNNNNNNNNNNNNNNNNNNNNNNNNNNNNNNNNNNNNNNNNNNNNNNNNNNNNNNNNNNNNNNNNNNNNNNNNNNNNNNNNNNNNNNNNNNNNNNNNNNNNNNNNNNNNNNNNNNNNNNNNNNNNNNNNNNNNNNNNNNNNNNNNNNNNNNNNNNNNNNNNNNNNNNNNNNNNNNNNNNNNNNNNNNNNNNNNNNNNNNNNNNNNNNNNNNNNNNNNNNNNNNNNNNNNNNNNNNNNNNNNNNNNNNNNNNNNNNNNNNNNNNNNNNNNNNNNNNNNNNNNNNNNNNNNNNNNNNNNNNNNNNNNNNNNNNNNNNNNNNNNNNNNNNNNNNNNNNNNNNNNNNNNNNNNNNNNNNNNNNNNNNNNNNNNNNNNNNNNNNNNNNNNNNNNNNNNNNNNNNNNNNNNNNNNNNNNNNNNNNNNNNNNNNNNNNNNNNNNNNNNNNNNNNNNNNNNNNNNNNNNNNNNNNNNNNNNNNNNNNNNNNNNNNNNNNNNNNNNNNNNNNNNNNNNNNNNNNNNNNNNNNNNNNNNNNNNNNNNNNNNNNNNNNNNNNNNNNNNNNNNNNNNNNNNNNNNNNNNNNNNNNNNNNNNNNNNNNNNNNNNNNNNNNNNNNNNNNNNNNNNNNNNNNNNNNNNNNNNNNNNNNNNNNNNNNNNNNNNNNNNNNNNNNNNNNNNNNNNNNNNNNNNNNNNNNNNNNNNNNNNNNNNNNNNNNNNNNNNNNNNNNNNNNNNNNNNNNNNNNNNNNNNNNNNNNNNNNNNNNNNNNNNNNNNNNNNNNNNNNNNNNNNNNNNNNNNNNNNNNNNNNNNNNNNNNNNNNNNNNNNNNNNNNNNNNNNNNNNNNNNNNNNNNNNNNNNNNNNNNNNNNNNNNNNNNNNNNNNNNNNNNNNNNNNNNNNNNNNNNNNNNNNNNNNNNNNNNNNNNNNNNNNNNNNNNNNNNNNNNNNNNNNNNNNNNNNNNNNNNNNNNNNNNNNNNNNNNNNNNNNNNNNNNNNNNNNNNNNNNNNNNNNNNNNNNNNNNNNNNNNNNNNNNNNNNNNNNNNNNNNNNNNNNNNNNNNNNNNNNNNNNNNNNNNNNNNNNNNNNNNNNNNNNNNNNNNNNNNNNNNNNNNNNNNNNNNNNNNNNNNNNNNNNNNNNNNNNNNNNNNNNNNNNNNNNNNNNNNNNNNNNNNNNNNNNNNNNNNNNNNNNNNNNNNNNNNNNNNNNNNNNNNNNNNNNNNNNNNNNNNNNNNNNNNNNNNNNNNNNNNNNNNNNNNNNNNNNNNNNNNNNNNNNNNNNNNNNNNNNNNNNNNNNNNNNNNNNNNNNNNNNNNNNNNNNNNNNNNNNNNNNNNNNNNNNNNNNNNNNNNNNNNNNNNNNNNNNNNNNNNNNNNNNNNNNNNNNNNNNNNNNNNNNNNNNNNNNNNNNNNNNNNNNNNNNNNNNNNNNNNNNNNNNNNNNNNNNNNNNNNNNNNNNNNNNNNNNNNNNNNNNNNNNNNNNNNNNNNNNNNNNNNNNNNNNNNNNNNNNNNNNNNNNNNNNNNNNNNNNNNNNNNNNNNNNNNNNNNNNNNNNNNNNNNNNNNNNNNNNNNNNNNNNNNNNNNNNNNNNNNNNNNNNNNNNNNNNNNNNNNNNNNNNNNNNNNNNNNNNNNNNNNNNNNNNNNNNNNNNNNNNNNNNNNNNNNNNNNNNNNNNNNNNNNNNNNNNNNNNNNNNNNNNNNNNNNNNNNNNNNNNNNNNNNNNNNNNNNNNNNNNNNNNNNNNNNNNNNNNNNNNNNNNNNNNNNNNNNNNNNNNNNNNNNNNNNNNNNNNNNNNNNNNNNNNNNNNNNNNNNNNNNNNNNNNNNNNNNNNNNNNNNNNNNNNNNNNNNNNNNNNNNNNNNNNNNNNNNNNNNNNNNNNNNNNNNNNNNNNNNNNNNNNNNNNNNNNNNNNNNNNNNNNNNNNNNNNNNCAACtataaattacagaaaaaaaaaatgcaaacaaagaaaatttaaaaaaaaaaatatatatatataatatatatactaatgtttcaatgttttcatagagtatagattacatattattttaacttgaaaaaataataaaatacgtgatttatatttatattttttcacaaatatcgctaaacaaaaaaattaactgtataaaaagtgaattatattgtacagtgtattcaaataatcaatCACTGATATTATctcagttttatatattttgaaaatataaaaaacagtaACTATACTATGAATTTAACAATGAAAACACAAGTACTAAAAGAAAATAGTCAAAGAACTGATTATTATTACCGATAATTATGAAgtacctaaaattaatttataaatatataggaaaatatatattaaatataaaaattgactaaACTGTGTACAAAtcatgagaaaaaaaacaatcaataattataaattattatagattaatcgATTACTATTTATTGATGACTGGTTAGCTAAACtttacaaaatcataataataaaaacgtacaaagattacatttagctaaaaacagaataatattattatcagggcttgaaaccgattgaaataatttcggtttcggtttcggttttgaataccggtttctaaattttacgatttcggttttaacttagcaataccggtattaagaaatttcggtttcggtttcggttttgattaccggtttctaaatttttcggttttggtttaaatttttcaataccggtattaaaaatgtaatttcgattttgtataccggtttttacatttttaaaaacggatttccgagcagacttgaaattataattgaatggttatattatacttaattacttgattatttgaatgtgtgatacaaataagagaaatgttttaatgggagtgatttttttaatttgattctacaAATTACAAGCTATAAAGAACCTAGaaattagaacagtttaaactttaaagataatatgtagtacattcatcactagactatctttcttttgatgcaaacctcttccatgttcga contains:
- the LOC103310971 gene encoding uncharacterized protein LOC103310971; the protein is MGHMKIVSKEESQPSAAFYLPHHPVMKLSSLTTKLRVVFDASAKNDLVTILMRFRKHQVVIKADVEKMFRQIRVAEEDQDWQRIVWRSQSDKALELYRLTTVTYGTTSASFMATNCLVSLSEEAKQKYPEASKIIRRDFYMDDLMTGASTVDECCQLQKQIDSILESAHLPLRKWCSNSTEVLERIGDSSDDPLFALQIGEDEIIKSLGLSWKPALDAFQFIVEQKAFMAKSTKRTLLSDLNRIFDPLGFLAPVLVRGKIFLQQLWQLKIEWDQQLPEELSNRWYTFYQEFNDLSYLPIPRKCIPYQSVEVEIHGFCDASEEAYGSAIYVRSKDCTGYWHSRLLCARTRVAPLKGSTIPRLELGGALTLTQLSIKVSEALEMDVKKFYLWTDSMVVLGWLNSQTCRLKTFVANRVEEILETTQPEQWRHVATSENPADILSRGTTPNNLQSMNLWWQGPHWLASEL
- the LOC115035006 gene encoding uncharacterized protein LOC115035006 → MKIHKSYRENVAELLQTEEIDVDIKNSLTFRQGDGVVTIKCPVDGKPSHLYVISHYKMSNIENVLVKDRWKFSEATIRLHTNDNHPLNTSLNQTIQSIFDTMLRDPKRETRKSKTPI